In Deltaproteobacteria bacterium, the sequence CGCGCGGCTACGCTCGCTCGGCCTCAAGGGCGCGTACCTCGCCTGCGGCGCGCCGCCGCGGCTGCACGACGACGTGCACGTTGCGATCGGACTCGGACCGCTCGGCACGGTGATGCGCGGCTCCGTCGTCCACGTGACGTCTCCCGACGAGGCGGCGCGCACCGGCGCGGCCGGCTTCGGCGTGCTATTTCCCGCGGTGGACAGCCCGTCGCGCCGCCAGCTCAAGGAGCTGCTGCGCGTCGCGCGGCAAAAGGGCATCGCGCTCGAGCCGCCGCCGCCGCGACGCGCGGTCCGCTTTCCGGTGCGCTGGCCGGTCCAGATCCTGTTGCCCAATCAGGACGGACTCGACGCGGCGGCCCTCGACGTCTCGGCGGGAGGAATGTTCCTGACGACCCGGGTCCGTCTGCCGGCCGGGGCGCTCGAGTTCCTGCTGCCGCCCGAGCGCTGCGGCGCACCGATCCGCGGCCGCGCGCGCGCCGTTCGCGAGGTGCCGTGGAAGCTCGCGTGCGCGCGCGGGCTGCACAGCGGCTTCGGCATGGAGATCGTCGACTTCGCGCGCGACAGCGCCGAGCGCTACGACGCGTTCGTGCAGCGCGTGCGCGCGCGCGTCGAGCGGCGCATTCTGGTCGGCGGCGCGCCCGAGCGCGTCGAGGAGTTGGTCGCCGGCCTCGGCGCCGCCGGCTACACCGCGAGCGGCACGACCGACGCGCGCGCGCTCGTGCGCGCCGCCGAATGCGACGCGCGCCCTCCCGACGCGGTCGTGGTCGACGCGAGTCTCGCGACCGCGCCCGATGTCGCGCGGCGCATGGACCACCTCTTCGCGCTGCGCGAGGTCCCGGTCGTCCGACTCGCCGGAGAGCCGGCGCCCCGCGCGCGCGACGCTCTCGACGACCTACTCGCCATCCCGGTGGCGGCCCGCTGACGCTCGCGGTGTGACGTGCGCCGCAGCGCACGAGCGGTGCGCCGCGGCAGACTCGGTGAATGTCCCACATGGCCGCCCGTCCAACACGCGCCCGCCGCCACATCGGCTTGCGGGTGCGAACCTCGCGGAGATAGGGTGACACCATGAAACGACAGCTCGCAGTCGGGTGCGCGGCAGCGGCCGCATTGTGGTTGGGATGGACGGCGTCCGCACGGGCGCAGGGCTACCCGCCCCCGCCACCTCCCGGGGCGCCGGGCGCCGCGCCGGCCGGACCGGGCTACGGGGCCGCTCCGTCGCTGCGCAATCCATTCGGCTACTGGCGCCGGTCCGGTCTGTTCGGCGGCATCGGTCTCGGCGCGGGCTCGATGCAGTTCGACGCGATCGACACCAACGAGACCGACTCGCACAGCGCCGTGTCGCTTCACGGCGACATCGGCTGGATGTTCACGCCGCGCCTCGGCGTCGTACTCGACGTGTGGGGCCTCGCGTTTGGCGACGACCACTACGACAACGTGACCTACATCCAGACCATCGCCACCGTCGGCGCCCAGTTCTATTTCACGCCGATCCTGTGGGGCCGGCTCGGGCTCGGCTCCGCCCAGTTCTCGGTCCAGGTCGACGGCGACACCGCCGGCGAGACGGACACGGTCGCGGGCTGGATGGGCGCTGTCGGGATCGAGGCGCTCAGCAGCCCGCGGTTCTCGGTCGACGTCGAGGGCCGCGTCGGCAGCGGGTTCTACGAGGATGGCACGCTCACCAACATCGCCATCGCCGTGTCGGTGCGCTGGCACGCGCTATGGGGCCCGATCGTCGTCGTCCAGTGACCGCGGCGCGCCGCGCGCGGCACATCGGGTAGACTAGGCGCATGCTGCGCGCGTGGTCGATCGTTGCCATTTGCGCGCTGCCGGCGATCGCCGCCGCGCAGGCTCCGGGCCAGGTGCCCCCGGCGCCGTCGCGCGCGGCGCCGGCCACCGGCGTCCGGACCGGCTGGCTGTTGGGAGTCGGTCTCGGTGGCGGGTCGATCACCACTCGGTCGCCCGACGGCAGCGCCCTCGACACCTACGACGGCCTCGCACTTCAGCTGCGCGCAGGACGCATGGTCACGCCGCGGTTTGCGATCGTGGTCGACGCATGGACCCTGGTGCACGGCGACGGCCGCGCCGCCGAGCAGCCGAGCGAGTACGACGGCGATCCTGACCTCGCGCACGACGTCGTCGCCCTCGCCGGCCAGTGGTGGGTCACGCCGCGACTGTGGCTGCTCGGAGGCGTAGGCCGGGCGAGCTATCGCGTGCGCGCACCGGGCGTCGCCTACGACAGCGACCCGGCGGCCGCCGTCGAGTTCGCGATCGGCTACGAGGTGGCGCGCGCGTCCCGCGTCGCCGTCGACCTCCAGTTCCGATACGCCGGCGCGCACTACCCGGCCGACGACGTGGATCTCGAAAACGCAGCGCTCGCCGTCGGGCTGTCATGGTACTGACGGAGCGGCGACGATGACGCCCGCCGCCCGACCTCGCCCGCGGCGCGCCCGGGCGGGGCGGCGGGCGCGCGGTCAAGTCGGCGCCGCACTCGCCGCCCTGATCGCGCTCGCCGCGCCTCCTCCCGCAGCCGCCCAGCGAAACGGCACCGTCGTCTCCGACCCCGCGGAGCAGGATGACGACTTCTACGTCCCCGAGTTGCGCTCGCCGCTGCGGTCGGACGTCGGCTTCGACATCGGGCTCGGCCTCATCGGCGCCACGTGTGCCGGCTGCGAGCGAGCGCTCGGCGGGCTCGCGCTCGACCTGTACGGCGGCGCGCTCGTCACGCGCCGCATCGCGGTGCTGGCGGCGGCCGACACCGTGCTGCACCTGCTGCCGGTCGACGCCCCGGAGGACCGGGGGCTCGTGTCGCACACGACGTTCACCGCGAACGCGCGCGTGTGGGCGATGCCGCAGGTGTGGCTGCAGGCGGGTGCCGGCGCCGGCCTGCTGCGGGTCGACGGAAGTGCGGACGACGGCAGCGACTGGGGGCCGGTCGCATCGCTGGCCGTCGGACGGGAGGTCGACCACCGCCCGGCCCGCGGAGTGAACGTCACCGTGCGCGCATGGCTCGGCCGATACGACGACGAGGACGACGCGGGCGCGGCGACGCGTATCACGCTCTACAGCGTGGCCGCGTCGGTCGGCTGGCACTGGCTGTAGCGCCCGCGCGCCGCCGCCGCGCTACCATCGCGCCATGCGCCCGCACGCCATCGCCGCCGTCGCCGTCGCCGCGCCTGCCGTCGCCCTCGCCGGCGGCAACTCGCCCGGGTTCGCGACCCTCGACCGCACCGGCGACGCGACCGCCGCCGGCGCCGCGCTCACGTGGCTGAACGTGGACGCCCTCGACGAGGGGGGACAGCGCATCGAGCTGTACGGCCAGTGGCTCGCGGACGGCGGGTTGGGCGCGTACGCGTCACTGTCGGCCGCCCGCGCGACGGCGGCCGGCGACGCCAACACGGCGCTCGGCAATCTCGAGATCGCGGCCGTGTGGGCCGCTCCGCGCGCGCCGCTGCGGTCGATCGTGCGCGCCGGTGTGGCGCTCGCCACCGCCGGCGACACCGTCGACGACGCGTTCGCCAACCTGCAAGCCGCGCAGGCGCGCATCACCGATGCACCCGCGACGATCACCGGCGACGTCACCTGGCTCCGCGTCGCGGCGTCTCCGCGCGCGGTGCGAGGTCGCGGAACCGTTCGCGTCGACCTCGGCGTCGACGTACCGGTCGCCGGCGACGGGCGGGCCGACGCGAACACGTGGCTGCGGGTCAACGCCGCCGCCGGTATCGATACCGGCAGCGTCGCGGCCGGCATCGAGTGGACCAACCGCATCGCGGTCGACCGCGTCGACCGCGGCGACGACCGGCTGCTGCACGAACTCGCGCTGTCGGTCCGCTACCTGCGCGCGGGGCGG encodes:
- a CDS encoding PilZ domain-containing protein is translated as RYPRASSPPPPPGARAAAPRAPTTAVRGASGCAPVPPPASAAAAPRPPGVPVPATAAAIHVRFRRGDDWAPARLRSLGLKGAYLACGAPPRLHDDVHVAIGLGPLGTVMRGSVVHVTSPDEAARTGAAGFGVLFPAVDSPSRRQLKELLRVARQKGIALEPPPPRRAVRFPVRWPVQILLPNQDGLDAAALDVSAGGMFLTTRVRLPAGALEFLLPPERCGAPIRGRARAVREVPWKLACARGLHSGFGMEIVDFARDSAERYDAFVQRVRARVERRILVGGAPERVEELVAGLGAAGYTASGTTDARALVRAAECDARPPDAVVVDASLATAPDVARRMDHLFALREVPVVRLAGEPAPRARDALDDLLAIPVAAR